taagatataattaccccttattgggggcagaacagccctattgggtttatttaatggttaaatgattcccttttctctgtaataataaaacagtacctgtacttgataccaactaagatataattaccccttattgggggcagaacagccctattgggtttatttaatggttaaatgattcccttttctctgtaataataaaacagtacctgtacttgatcccaactaagatataattagcccttattggggcagaacagccctattgggtttatttaatggttaaatgattcccttttctctgtaatgataaaacagtacctgtacttgatcccaactaagatataattaccccttattgggggcagaacagtcctattgggtttatttcatggttaaatgattcccttttctctgtaataataaaacagtacctgtacttgatcccaactaagatataattaccccttattgggggcagaacagccctattgggtttaattaatgtttaaatgatttttttagcagaccttaggtatggaaatccaaattacagaaggatccctcaACCGCAAAACCCCAGAAGGGAATCTActgacactggggaaccctggagcttccatTACCCTAAACATGACATAAATTCATGATTCCTACAGAGGTTTTGGTCAATGGTGCAGCAGATTTGTGCCAAAAGATTCACAAGATAATGCACAGTATTATAACCTTGTTTTATTAATGTCATTAATTGTTGGTCCAGTTTATCCAAGGTTTGACCGAATCTGTAACGCCCTTCTTAGTGATATTTTAAGTTcttggttcctcagactgtagatcagaggGTTTAAAAAGGGagttaatattgcataaaatacagaagCCACTTTGTTCTTTGCATAATGATCATTTACATTTGAACGAAAGTAGTTGAAGAAAGCAGAGCTATAAAATATAGAgaccacagttagatgggaggagcaggtggagaaagctttggatcttgtGTGTTTAgaagtcattttcagtacagtggtgattatagggatgtatgggtaaaaggtgAGTCCTAAAGGGCTTCCTCCTAACAATATCCCAaagagaaatataagcaatacattgatgaatgtgtcactacaggagacctgaagcaactggggcaggtcacaaaagaaactttgcaaagcaTCAGGCCTGCAAAAGCGCAATTTAGTTAAAAAAAGAGTTTGCAACAAGGAGTATGCTGCAGCAATAACCAATAAGATTAATACCAGCTGAACACAAActttccagctcattatctgcatgtagtgaagagggcggcagatagCAACGTATCTGTCacaggacatcactgccagcagAAACACCTCAgatgtacagaaaaaaaagaagaagaagacttgagttatacaagctggtacagaaatgattcttctttctctgagtaaatcaaagagcattcttgggacagtgactgaggagagactcatatccagacatgccagggttccaaggaagaagtacatgggggtgtgaagatgggaatcagtgaagatcaggagaaggatgagaaggttcccagtcagagttataagatagatgaggagaaacaccaggaacagaggaaactgaagacttggaagatcagacagaccagcaAGAACCAACACATACactgttgtttggttttccatctcACTTTGATGTTGCCTATAAAATTAACattcagtgtgggactggccttcagagataccaggaaaacttccagtgggcccaggtgtcagtgggccctacgGGTCCTAACCATTACgcttatttcatggtcattctctatttctgtatgaaaacaaaaagTCTAATTAGATGAAATGATACAATGTTAAGATAAGAGACAAGGACAGCAAGAGGTTAAATGAGGACATAAGTACAAataatttggagagtgggcctatggtctagggcagggatcctcaaccttttagacccatgagccacattcaaatttaaaaagtgttggggagcaaaggttcctgggggtgccaaataagggctatgattggctacttaatagcccctaggtggactggcagcctacagaaggctctgtttggcataatacttggtttttatgcaaccaaaacttgcctccttactagaaattaaaaaataagcacctgtttgaggccatggggagcaacatccaaggggttggtgagcaacatgttgctcacgagtcactggttggggatcactggtctagggttttctggagAGCCCCTTGCATCCCAGTCAGACACTGTTAacatttgcctgttcctgaccacaCTTCTGCCTGATCCTTGTCTGCACCTCGAATTTGATTATCTGTACTCTGTAGTTTGTAGGGCCCCAGCTAGGACCGCAGAAGAAAGTTCCAGGTCCCCAAAAGGTCTTCGTTGAAGACCGGAATAAGCTGGGTGTCTCTGCTACAGAAGGAGTCAGATTTTCACCAGCAGTATTATTCATTGGTTCCTGCCTAACTAGTATGTTACATAACTTGTATGAATCCATCTTGATGGCAAACAAAAATACCTATCTTGATATGTCATTCATCTTTCTGGACTTGGATAGTCTGCAACTGGGTTCAGAATAATGTTGGGAGAAGGAAGCAATGGCACATTGGAACAGCTTAACCTAAAGCCATTGTTTGAAACTCAAGTCTTGCTGTACAGATtcctaattaatgtttaattgctgTTACACGTGCTATTAGCAAGTTATTTTCCCCCATTTTATAAAGAGATGTTGCCATATGTGGGATTACTctccctgtatatatgtattctgtaaataaaaaagggATAAACATCAAGAGAGAAAAGAACACACAAGggtttatttagcaattttcaagtttgggaattgtttttgtctattttttttaaaaaaaaaccttgtatgcttgtttatttattaatatggagaaCTCGTTTGAATAGAAAAACTTGTTCGAATCAAAATACCTAGAAtctttgagtttacaaacttgaataaaactcaaaaatttaaattgaaaatatggcttgactctTCCTAGGgcgactcccattgacttctacataaactagCAAGATTTTGGATTGTGACATTTAACATTGGAATTTTtagggttttttgcacttaataaatacccctTGTATGAAGTCACACAGTTTGCATTGAGCCCCTGGGCAAAGGAACAAAATGTTTAGCAGGGCTATAGTGTCATAGAAAGAAGACAAATAGCTGTGCCATAGTTTCAGGTAAAGAAGTCAGACAGGATTGGGACttttatgcatgtttaatagtaaCTGACCAGCCAATAAAGTAAAAGGCAGAGAAATAAGGAACCTGGGATCATCAACACActaaagtgaaaataaataaataatgatcatgcatttgaaaaatgtaaaattctgcttATGTTTTCACATGGGAAAAACATCAAAATCAATAGAACATTTTGTATGTTACCTCTAGACCTCAAGAGCTCTTCTATGATCAGAAAGCCAACATCAGCAATAAAAACCCTTCCATCCAAGCCTATTTCTGCTCTTTGCCTGTCTTGAGCTGGTATTCTACTCTCTGGATTTGTATATTCTGTACTGTACCTTACCTCTAATCTCAAAACCTCTTCCCTGATCAGAAAgcaaatctcagccataaaaccCCTTCCATCCAAGCCTATTTCCACTCTTTGGTATTCTTCACTCTGGATTTGCCTATTCGATACTGTACCTTACCTCTAATCTCAAGACCTCTTCTCTGATGAGAAAGCAAACATCAGTCATAAAACCCTTCCATCCAAGCCTATTTCTGCTCTTTGGTATTCTTCCCTCTGGATTTGTCTATTCCATACTGTACCTTACCTCTAATCTCAAAACCTCTTCTCTGATCAGAAAGCATATCTCAGTATTCTGTACTGTACCTTACTTCTGATCTCAAGACCTCTTCTATAATGAGAAAGCCAACATCAGCAATAAAAACCCTTCCACCCAAGCCTATTTCTGGTCTTCCCCTGGTATTCTTTTCCCTGGATTTGTCTATTCCATACTGTACATTACCTCTAATCTCAAGCCTTCTTCTGTGATCAGAAAGCAAACATCAGCCATATAAACTCTTCCATTCAAACTGTCAAATTCCTCTCAAGGTTTGTTTCTGCTCTTTGCTTGTCTTGACTTGGTATTCTTCTTCCTGGATTTGTGTATTTCATACTGTACCTTACCTCTAATCTCTAGA
The genomic region above belongs to Xenopus tropicalis strain Nigerian chromosome 9, UCB_Xtro_10.0, whole genome shotgun sequence and contains:
- the LOC116407800 gene encoding olfactory receptor 3-like, yielding LLIYLITLTGNLLILLLIFTDSHLHTPMYFFLGTLACLDMSLSSVTVPRMLFDLLRERRIISVPACITQVFFFFFFCTSEVFLLAVMSCDRYVAICRPLHYMQIMSWKVCVQLVLILLVIAAAYSLLQTLFLTKLRFCRPDALQSFFCDLPQLLQVSCSDTFINVLLIFLFGIFAAFFNYFRSYSNDHYSGDKVASVVYAILTPFVNPMIYSLRNQELKSSLKKSFARSGNPNWTKTGL